In Geobacillus kaustophilus, a genomic segment contains:
- the tnpC gene encoding IS66 family transposase has product MLTVQQAVFTVESLISKVQQQKQLIHQLIQENEHLRQENKQLRKENEQLKYRVQELEARTKKNSSNSHLPPSSDRFEKKRSSREPSGKKPGGREGHEGTTLRQVEHPHHRVVHRVHTCQGCGSSLRDVKPFKVDVRQVFDLPPVTMEVTQHEREVKSCPHCRCVQQAEFPSHVTNHVQYGPRITALVVYLYNIQMIPYQRLRDMMEELYQHPISTGTLVNMVKRGREALEPNMDIIEEALLQSDILHVDETSLRIDGKQAWVHVACTSAYTYLAPHASRGKKATDEIGILPRYKGTMMHDAFGTYPRYTEATHALCHAHHLRDLKGFIEQGHTWAKRMTTFLLNAKQVVEQHGGFLPEEEAKRWEHVYDRILEKANHQLEGMTPLPKKALSFVRRLQKRKEEALRFLREAHVPFDNNQAERDLRMVKVKENISGTFRQETFAQSFCIARSIVSTLTKHEKNVWDSLCLLLTGETIDRVLSAT; this is encoded by the coding sequence ATGTTGACGGTACAACAAGCTGTATTTACGGTTGAAAGCTTAATCAGCAAAGTCCAACAACAAAAACAGCTCATTCATCAACTCATTCAAGAAAATGAACATTTGCGTCAAGAAAACAAACAGCTACGCAAAGAAAATGAACAACTGAAGTATCGCGTTCAAGAGCTGGAAGCACGCACGAAAAAAAACAGCTCTAATAGCCATCTGCCCCCATCTTCTGACCGTTTTGAGAAAAAGCGTTCCTCCCGCGAGCCGTCTGGCAAAAAGCCTGGCGGACGGGAGGGACATGAGGGAACGACGCTCCGTCAAGTGGAACATCCACATCATCGTGTCGTCCATCGCGTACATACGTGTCAAGGATGCGGGTCTTCTTTGCGTGACGTAAAACCGTTCAAAGTCGATGTCCGTCAAGTGTTTGATCTGCCTCCCGTGACGATGGAAGTGACACAACATGAACGCGAAGTGAAATCATGTCCACATTGCCGATGCGTGCAACAAGCCGAGTTCCCATCACACGTCACCAATCATGTGCAATATGGTCCACGGATCACGGCGCTTGTCGTGTATTTATACAACATACAAATGATTCCATATCAACGTTTACGTGACATGATGGAAGAGCTATATCAACATCCGATCAGCACAGGAACACTTGTCAATATGGTCAAACGAGGTCGCGAAGCACTCGAACCAAACATGGACATCATCGAGGAAGCATTGCTTCAATCGGACATCTTGCATGTCGATGAAACGAGCTTGCGGATCGATGGCAAACAGGCCTGGGTTCATGTCGCCTGTACATCCGCATATACGTACTTAGCTCCTCACGCTTCTCGTGGAAAGAAAGCAACCGATGAAATCGGGATTCTTCCACGATATAAAGGAACGATGATGCATGATGCATTCGGTACATACCCGAGATACACCGAAGCCACACATGCCCTTTGTCATGCCCATCATTTACGTGACTTGAAAGGATTCATCGAACAAGGGCATACATGGGCAAAACGGATGACCACGTTTCTATTAAATGCCAAACAAGTGGTCGAACAACATGGTGGCTTTCTTCCTGAAGAAGAAGCGAAACGTTGGGAGCACGTGTATGATCGCATACTCGAGAAAGCCAACCATCAGTTGGAAGGGATGACACCGTTGCCGAAAAAAGCGCTCTCCTTCGTTCGGCGACTTCAAAAACGAAAGGAAGAAGCGCTGCGCTTTTTGCGTGAAGCCCACGTTCCCTTTGACAACAACCAAGCCGAACGGGATCTTCGCATGGTCAAAGTCAAAGAGAACATCTCGGGTACATTTCGTCAGGAAACGTTCGCGCAGTCGTTTTGCATCGCAAGGAGCATCGTTTCCACACTCACCAAGCACGAAAAAAACGTGTGGGACTCGTTGTGTCTTCTGTTGACAGGCGAAACGATAGATCGTGTTCTTTCCGCTACGTAG
- a CDS encoding ISL3 family transposase, whose product MLSIPLGLPEFKVIKQELLSYGYAIHVEKTETQERCPHCGFATSSVHDRRTRKVRDLAIFHQPVYLFIKVKRYRCWNCSQVFSASLESIPPNQHYTNRFCEYLYELCEGSTIQEVSRKHRIPYTTLERIYYSIASKKAKERQTAIEASSQEGMVLSLDEIAVKKGHQYETVLMDARAGSVMGMHADRQCDSAINLLSQNILSKEMVQTVILDMWEPYHKAVRALFPSASIVIDKYHVVQKVTQALDQARKEFSPLKKARYLLLKGCEKLRKDQRLRLDDILEEYPALSIAYYLKELFRDFYRTDGYHEAKERLEEWIQLAKQSPFASFQKAANTLERWKEPILSYFLCPYTNARIEGTNHKIKNIKRRAYGYRNLERFRLRVFLECTGNTTGSQAA is encoded by the coding sequence GTGCTTTCTATACCACTAGGATTGCCAGAATTTAAAGTGATTAAACAAGAACTTCTTTCCTATGGTTATGCGATTCATGTAGAGAAAACAGAGACACAGGAACGTTGCCCTCATTGTGGGTTTGCCACTTCCTCTGTCCACGACAGACGGACAAGAAAAGTACGGGATTTGGCGATTTTCCATCAACCGGTGTACTTGTTCATAAAGGTAAAGCGCTATCGGTGCTGGAATTGTTCTCAAGTGTTTTCCGCCTCTTTGGAATCGATTCCACCCAATCAACACTACACCAATCGATTTTGTGAGTACTTGTATGAACTTTGCGAAGGCTCCACCATTCAAGAGGTTAGCCGAAAGCACCGCATCCCATATACAACATTGGAACGCATTTATTACTCCATCGCATCGAAAAAAGCAAAAGAGCGTCAAACAGCGATAGAAGCATCTTCTCAAGAAGGAATGGTGCTTAGTTTAGATGAAATCGCTGTAAAAAAGGGACATCAGTATGAAACTGTATTGATGGATGCCAGAGCCGGATCGGTCATGGGAATGCATGCCGATCGCCAATGTGACTCCGCCATCAACTTGTTGAGCCAAAATATCCTGTCGAAAGAAATGGTCCAAACGGTGATTCTTGACATGTGGGAACCTTATCATAAGGCGGTTCGCGCCCTGTTTCCATCTGCTTCGATTGTCATCGATAAGTACCATGTGGTTCAAAAAGTGACACAAGCCTTGGATCAAGCAAGAAAGGAATTTTCTCCATTGAAAAAGGCTCGATATCTTCTCTTGAAAGGCTGTGAAAAGCTTCGTAAGGACCAACGGCTTCGATTAGACGATATCTTGGAGGAGTATCCGGCACTTTCCATTGCTTATTATCTGAAAGAGTTGTTTCGGGATTTTTACCGAACCGATGGATATCATGAAGCAAAGGAACGCTTGGAAGAATGGATTCAGTTAGCCAAACAGAGCCCTTTTGCTTCTTTTCAGAAAGCAGCCAACACGCTTGAAAGGTGGAAGGAGCCTATTCTTTCCTACTTTTTGTGCCCATATACGAATGCCCGAATTGAGGGGACGAATCACAAGATCAAAAACATCAAACGCCGGGCATATGGCTATCGAAATCTAGAACGGTTTCGTTTGCGTGTATTTCTGGAGTGTACAGGGAACACTACAGGCAGTCAGGCTGCTTAA